A genomic segment from Actinomadura hallensis encodes:
- the thrC gene encoding threonine synthase — protein MNANARAWRGLIEEYRDRLPVTDATPVVTLLEGGTPLVPAERLSQLTGCEVFLKVEGANPTGSFKDRGMTVAISKAAEEGAKAVICASTGNTSASAAAYAVRAGMTCAVLVPNGKIAMGKLAQALVHGARLLQVDGNFDDCLELAQKLAADYPVALVNSVNRFRLLGQKTAAFEIVDALGDAPDVHCLPVGNAGNISAYWMGYKEYAEDGVASRRPRMLGFQASGAAPFVKGRPVTAPQTIATAIRIGNPASWDLAVAARDESGGAIDAVTDRQILAAYRLLAREEGVFVEPASAASVAGLLQASEQGVVEPGSKVVCTVTGNGLKDPDWAISGAPAPTVIKVDAHMAASELGLT, from the coding sequence TTGAACGCGAACGCCCGCGCGTGGCGTGGCCTTATCGAGGAGTACCGCGACCGGCTTCCGGTGACGGACGCGACGCCGGTCGTCACCCTGCTGGAGGGCGGTACTCCGCTGGTGCCCGCGGAGCGGCTGTCCCAGCTGACCGGCTGCGAGGTGTTCCTCAAGGTCGAGGGCGCCAACCCGACGGGGTCGTTCAAGGACCGCGGGATGACGGTGGCGATCAGCAAGGCCGCCGAGGAGGGCGCGAAGGCGGTGATCTGCGCGTCCACCGGCAACACCTCGGCGTCCGCCGCGGCGTACGCGGTCCGCGCGGGGATGACCTGCGCGGTCCTCGTCCCCAACGGCAAGATCGCGATGGGGAAGCTGGCGCAGGCGCTGGTGCACGGGGCCCGGCTGCTCCAGGTGGACGGCAACTTCGACGACTGCCTGGAGCTGGCGCAGAAGCTCGCGGCCGACTACCCGGTGGCCCTCGTCAACTCCGTCAACCGGTTCCGGCTGCTCGGCCAGAAGACGGCGGCGTTCGAGATCGTGGACGCGCTGGGCGACGCCCCCGACGTCCACTGCCTGCCGGTCGGGAACGCCGGCAACATCTCCGCGTACTGGATGGGCTACAAGGAGTACGCGGAGGACGGGGTGGCGTCGCGGAGGCCGCGCATGCTGGGGTTCCAGGCGAGCGGCGCCGCGCCGTTCGTGAAGGGCCGGCCGGTGACGGCGCCGCAGACCATCGCCACCGCGATCCGGATCGGCAATCCCGCGTCCTGGGATCTGGCCGTCGCCGCACGGGACGAGTCCGGCGGCGCCATCGACGCGGTGACCGACAGGCAGATCCTGGCCGCCTACCGGCTTCTCGCAAGGGAAGAGGGGGTCTTCGTAGAGCCCGCCTCTGCGGCGAGCGTCGCCGGCCTTCTGCAGGCGAGCGAGCAGGGCGTGGTGGAGCCCGGGTCGAAGGTCGTCTGCACGGTGACGGGGAACGGCCTCAAGGATCCCGACTGGGCGATCTCCGGCGCGCCCGCGCCGACCGTCATCAAGGTCGACGCGCACATGGCCGCGTCCGAGCTCGGTCTCACCTGA
- a CDS encoding homoserine dehydrogenase, whose amino-acid sequence MKPGLRVALLGCGVVGTEVVRLLREQADDLAARIGAPLELAGIAVRRPDRARKGVDPELLTTDAHALVTRDDVDIVVEVIGGIEPARTLMLEAMKAGKSVITANKALLAEDGATLFAAAREYGADLYYEASVAGAIPLLRPLRESLVGDHVHRVLGIVNGTTNYILDQMDAHGAGFNDALEEAQSLGYAEADPTADVEGFDAAAKAAILAQLAFHTPVTAADVHREGITEVSAADVAGAKEMDCVVKLLAICERVPAEDGRNGRGVSVRVYPAMIPRSHPLASVREAYNAVFVEAESAGSLMFYGAGAGGAPTASAILGDLVAVARNVTAGSPGPVEVTYAKLPVLPMGETVTRYYIQLDVTDEAGVLATVAEEFARHEVSIQAVRQVGLGEEAQLVVVTHRAPDAALSATVEGLRGLDIVREVASVMRVEGEE is encoded by the coding sequence GTGAAACCCGGACTGCGCGTTGCGCTCCTCGGTTGCGGCGTGGTCGGCACGGAGGTGGTCCGGCTGCTGCGGGAGCAGGCGGACGACCTGGCCGCGCGGATCGGGGCGCCGCTGGAGCTGGCGGGGATCGCGGTGCGGCGGCCCGACCGGGCGCGGAAGGGCGTGGACCCGGAGCTGCTGACGACGGACGCGCACGCCCTGGTGACCAGGGACGACGTCGACATCGTCGTCGAGGTGATCGGCGGGATCGAGCCGGCCCGGACGCTGATGCTGGAGGCGATGAAGGCCGGCAAGTCGGTCATCACGGCGAACAAGGCGCTGCTGGCGGAGGACGGGGCGACGCTGTTCGCGGCGGCCCGTGAGTACGGCGCCGACCTGTACTACGAGGCGTCCGTCGCGGGCGCGATCCCGCTGCTGCGGCCGCTGCGGGAGTCGCTCGTCGGCGACCACGTGCACCGGGTGCTCGGCATCGTGAACGGCACCACGAACTACATCCTCGACCAGATGGACGCGCACGGCGCGGGCTTCAACGACGCGCTGGAGGAGGCGCAGTCGCTGGGCTACGCGGAGGCCGACCCGACGGCGGACGTCGAGGGCTTCGACGCCGCGGCCAAGGCGGCGATCCTGGCGCAGCTCGCGTTCCACACCCCGGTGACGGCCGCGGACGTCCACCGCGAGGGGATCACCGAGGTGAGCGCCGCCGACGTCGCGGGCGCCAAGGAGATGGACTGCGTCGTCAAGCTGCTGGCCATCTGCGAGCGCGTTCCCGCGGAGGACGGCCGGAACGGCCGCGGCGTGTCCGTGCGCGTCTACCCGGCGATGATCCCGCGGTCCCACCCGCTGGCGAGCGTCCGCGAGGCGTACAACGCGGTGTTCGTGGAGGCGGAGTCGGCCGGTTCGCTGATGTTCTACGGCGCGGGCGCGGGCGGCGCCCCGACGGCGTCGGCGATCCTCGGCGACCTGGTCGCGGTGGCGCGCAACGTGACCGCCGGCTCGCCCGGGCCGGTCGAGGTGACCTACGCCAAGCTTCCCGTCCTCCCGATGGGGGAGACGGTCACGCGCTATTACATCCAGCTGGACGTGACCGACGAGGCCGGTGTCCTCGCCACGGTCGCGGAGGAGTTCGCCAGGCACGAGGTGTCGATCCAGGCCGTGCGGCAGGTCGGGCTGGGCGAGGAGGCGCAGCTCGTGGTCGTGACGCACCGGGCGCCGGACGCGGCGCTCTCCGCGACGGTGGAGGGGCTGCGGGGGCTCGACATCGTCCGCGAGGTGGCGAGCGTCATGCGGGTCGAAGGCGAGGAGTGA
- the lysA gene encoding diaminopimelate decarboxylase — protein MSRVHPAGPLHADVLPEDHPAGPADDLNALEPAVWPRSAKRDDGVLTIGGVDVRDLAREYGTPLYVYDEEDVRSRAREYAAAFHDGSVHYAGKAFLCTAVARWLNEEGLGLDVCSGGELAVALAAGFPTERITLHGSNKSSAEIAKALEVGVGRIVLDSFEEIARVGYLAQEMGVRPKVMVRVTTGVEAHTHEFIATAHDDQKFGFSRNSGAALEAVRRVLELRQLELVGLHSHIGSQIFEVDGFEVAAHRLAELLVAIRDEHGIELPELDLGGGYGIAYVPGEEPHDPKTIADSLREIVARECRAYELTMPRLTVEPGRAIVGPGGITLYEVGTVKDVEGIRTYVSVDGGMSDNLRTALYGAEYTAVLASRSSDAPPMLSRLVGKHCESGDIVVRDVWFPEDLAAGDLVAVAATGAYCRSMASNYNFVPKPAVVAVRDGRSRVIIRRESAEDLLRLDAEVEA, from the coding sequence ATGAGTCGAGTACATCCAGCTGGTCCCCTTCACGCCGACGTCCTGCCGGAGGACCATCCGGCGGGGCCGGCGGACGACCTGAACGCGCTGGAGCCCGCGGTCTGGCCGCGGAGCGCCAAGCGGGACGACGGTGTGCTCACGATCGGCGGGGTCGACGTCCGGGATCTGGCGCGCGAGTACGGGACGCCTCTGTACGTCTATGACGAGGAGGACGTGCGGAGCCGGGCCAGGGAGTACGCGGCGGCGTTCCATGACGGGAGCGTGCACTACGCGGGCAAGGCGTTCCTCTGCACGGCGGTCGCCAGGTGGCTGAACGAGGAGGGCCTCGGCCTGGACGTGTGCAGTGGGGGTGAGCTCGCCGTCGCCCTGGCGGCGGGCTTCCCCACGGAGCGCATCACGCTGCACGGGAGCAACAAGTCGTCCGCGGAGATCGCGAAGGCGCTCGAGGTCGGGGTCGGGCGGATCGTGCTCGACTCGTTCGAGGAGATCGCCCGGGTGGGGTATCTCGCCCAGGAGATGGGCGTCCGGCCCAAGGTGATGGTGCGCGTGACCACTGGGGTGGAGGCGCACACCCATGAGTTCATCGCGACCGCTCACGACGACCAGAAGTTCGGGTTCTCCAGGAACTCCGGGGCCGCACTGGAGGCGGTGCGGCGGGTGCTGGAGCTGAGGCAGCTCGAGCTGGTGGGGCTGCACAGCCACATCGGGTCGCAGATCTTCGAGGTCGACGGGTTCGAGGTGGCGGCGCACCGGCTGGCGGAGCTGCTGGTGGCGATCCGGGACGAGCACGGCATCGAGCTGCCGGAGCTGGACCTCGGCGGCGGGTACGGGATCGCGTACGTGCCGGGGGAGGAGCCGCACGACCCGAAGACGATCGCGGACTCGCTGCGGGAGATCGTGGCGCGCGAGTGCCGGGCGTACGAGCTGACGATGCCGCGGCTGACGGTGGAGCCGGGCCGGGCGATCGTGGGGCCGGGCGGCATCACCCTGTACGAGGTCGGGACCGTCAAGGACGTCGAGGGCATCCGCACGTACGTGTCGGTGGACGGCGGCATGAGCGACAACCTGCGCACGGCCCTGTACGGCGCCGAGTACACCGCGGTGCTGGCGAGCAGGTCGTCGGATGCACCGCCCATGCTCAGTAGGCTTGTCGGCAAGCACTGCGAAAGCGGCGACATCGTCGTGCGAGACGTGTGGTTCCCCGAAGATCTTGCGGCCGGGGACCTCGTCGCGGTCGCCGCCACCGGTGCGTACTGTCGATCGATGGCCAGTAACTACAACTTTGTTCCCAAGCCCGCGGTGGTGGCGGTGCGGGACGGCAGGTCGCGCGTGATCATCCGCCGGGAGAGCGCCGAGGACCTGCTGCGGCTCGATGCGGAGGTCGAAGCGTGA
- a CDS encoding DALR anticodon-binding domain-containing protein gives MTPGDVSGALVRAVRDAVADGEIDVAVPDDVLVFGRGPGVYESPVALRLGVDPEVVARRVGGAVVGGGLVRVVVPVGRVVEAVKRDPGVVRVPPGGWSEWPRTFENPGFSVRYAYARACWVERWAKDLGIVAGELQDVAAEELALVGELGDVPGRAKQAERERDARPLMLCLERVAGAYHEVHERCPAVPKGDEEPGAVHAGRVGLAEAVKVVLGNGLNVIGETPRERI, from the coding sequence GTGACTCCAGGCGATGTGAGCGGTGCCCTCGTGCGCGCTGTGCGCGACGCCGTGGCGGATGGTGAGATCGATGTCGCCGTTCCCGATGACGTGCTCGTTTTCGGTCGGGGGCCTGGGGTTTACGAGAGTCCGGTGGCGTTGCGGCTCGGGGTCGATCCCGAGGTCGTGGCGCGGCGGGTCGGGGGTGCGGTCGTCGGGGGCGGGCTCGTCCGGGTGGTGGTGCCGGTGGGGCGGGTCGTCGAGGCCGTGAAGCGGGACCCGGGGGTCGTGAGGGTGCCCCCCGGCGGGTGGAGTGAGTGGCCGCGGACGTTCGAGAACCCGGGGTTCTCCGTGAGGTACGCCTATGCGCGGGCCTGCTGGGTGGAGCGCTGGGCCAAGGACCTCGGGATCGTGGCGGGGGAGCTGCAGGACGTCGCCGCTGAGGAGCTTGCCCTCGTGGGGGAGCTGGGGGACGTGCCGGGGCGCGCGAAGCAGGCGGAGCGGGAACGGGATGCAAGGCCGCTGATGTTGTGTTTGGAGAGGGTGGCCGGGGCGTACCACGAGGTGCACGAGCGGTGTCCCGCCGTTCCGAAGGGCGATGAGGAGCCCGGGGCGGTGCATGCCGGGCGGGTGGGTCTGGCGGAGGCTGTGAAGGTCGTCCTCGGCAACGGGCTGAACGTTATTGGTGAGACCCCTAGAGAGCGGATATGA
- a CDS encoding response regulator transcription factor: protein MTEPLGRVLVVDDDEVIRQLIAVNLQLEGFEVATAVDGQDCLEKVADVAPDVITLDVMMPRLDGWVTAIRLREDPGTAHIRVVMITARAQEHDVRRGNEIGVDAYVTKPFDPNQLIQTVRKLAAVSK, encoded by the coding sequence GTGACCGAGCCACTGGGACGCGTTCTGGTCGTCGACGACGACGAGGTGATCCGCCAGCTCATCGCCGTGAACCTTCAGCTCGAGGGGTTCGAGGTGGCGACGGCGGTGGACGGTCAGGACTGCCTGGAGAAGGTGGCGGACGTCGCGCCGGACGTGATCACGCTGGACGTGATGATGCCGCGGCTGGACGGGTGGGTCACCGCGATCCGGCTGCGGGAGGACCCCGGGACGGCGCACATCCGGGTCGTGATGATCACGGCGCGGGCGCAGGAGCACGATGTGCGGCGGGGGAACGAGATCGGTGTGGACGCGTACGTGACCAAGCCGTTCGACCCCAACCAGCTGATCCAGACGGTGCGGAAACTCGCGGCGGTGTCCAAATAG
- a CDS encoding tyrosine-type recombinase/integrase, with the protein MSMSRDVRFWEIRPNKSSKRKKTYEVRWKVGGRERSRTFETKALAKNFLLDLQMAAKRGEEFEIKSGLPESMIQAKEAVSWLGFVQAYIASRWPHAAAKTRDSMTDALATVTPVLVTDAAGMPEAETVRTALRQYALLPADRRPADPSPEIVEAVRWLEKVSLPLAALAQTATVHAALDALALKMDGNPAAAETYRRKRAVFYNVLQYAAELEELPANPLDRIKSQWRRPKVAETVDRRVVVNPRQAKELLTAVSYVGRRRGRPMVALFACMYYAGLRPGEAVALRKQDCHLPATGWGTLTLETSRPQTGKRWTDSGEAHDKRGLKQRADKETREVPIPPELVRILLDHIAEFGVAEDGRLFRSQRGNVVSSSSYYRVWRDARLLALTPEQVASPLAGKPYDLRHAALSLWLNAGVHAPEVAQRAGHTVDVLLQRYAKCLDGDREIANGRISRALGS; encoded by the coding sequence ATGAGCATGTCGCGTGACGTCCGGTTCTGGGAGATCCGGCCGAACAAGTCGAGCAAGCGCAAGAAGACCTACGAAGTGCGCTGGAAGGTCGGCGGCCGAGAGAGATCGCGCACCTTCGAGACGAAGGCGCTCGCCAAGAACTTCCTTCTGGACCTCCAGATGGCGGCCAAGCGGGGCGAGGAATTCGAGATCAAGTCGGGGCTTCCCGAATCGATGATCCAGGCCAAAGAGGCGGTGTCCTGGCTCGGCTTCGTCCAGGCGTACATCGCGTCTCGCTGGCCTCATGCGGCGGCCAAAACCCGTGACAGCATGACCGATGCTCTTGCCACCGTGACCCCTGTCCTGGTCACGGATGCGGCCGGTATGCCGGAGGCGGAGACCGTTCGGACTGCGCTACGGCAGTACGCGCTGCTGCCTGCTGACCGGCGGCCGGCGGACCCCTCGCCGGAGATCGTGGAGGCCGTCCGCTGGCTCGAAAAGGTCTCGCTGCCCCTGGCTGCGCTGGCACAGACGGCAACGGTGCATGCGGCGCTGGATGCCCTGGCGCTCAAGATGGACGGAAACCCGGCCGCTGCGGAGACCTACCGGCGTAAGCGGGCGGTGTTCTACAACGTCCTCCAGTACGCGGCCGAACTGGAGGAACTTCCGGCGAATCCGCTGGACCGGATCAAGAGTCAGTGGCGGCGGCCGAAAGTGGCCGAGACGGTGGATCGCCGGGTCGTCGTCAACCCTCGGCAGGCCAAAGAACTGCTGACGGCGGTGTCGTACGTCGGTCGTCGTCGGGGGCGTCCGATGGTCGCGCTGTTCGCCTGCATGTACTACGCGGGGCTGCGGCCCGGGGAGGCGGTGGCGCTGCGCAAGCAAGATTGCCATCTTCCGGCAACTGGCTGGGGGACGCTCACTCTGGAGACTTCCCGGCCGCAGACCGGTAAGCGGTGGACTGACAGTGGCGAAGCTCACGACAAGCGGGGCCTCAAGCAACGGGCCGACAAGGAGACGCGAGAGGTTCCGATCCCTCCGGAGTTGGTGCGCATCCTGCTCGACCACATCGCAGAGTTCGGGGTGGCCGAGGACGGGCGCCTGTTCCGCAGTCAGCGGGGCAACGTGGTGTCCTCGTCCAGCTACTACCGGGTATGGCGGGATGCCCGTCTGCTGGCGCTCACGCCTGAGCAGGTGGCGTCTCCGCTGGCCGGTAAGCCGTACGACCTGCGGCACGCGGCTCTGTCGCTGTGGCTGAACGCGGGCGTCCATGCCCCCGAGGTCGCTCAACGCGCCGGTCACACGGTGGACGTGCTCCTCCAGCGCTACGCCAAGTGCCTGGACGGGGATCGCGAGATCGCCAACGGCAGGATCTCCAGGGCGCTCGGCTCATGA
- a CDS encoding helix-turn-helix transcriptional regulator → MSGRRDELLTVDQVLEELGGVSRRTFYRWREVGKAPAGIKLPNGEIRIWRSELVSWLDTLREAA, encoded by the coding sequence GTGAGCGGCAGGCGGGACGAACTCCTCACCGTTGATCAAGTCCTCGAAGAACTGGGCGGTGTCTCGCGCCGGACCTTCTACCGGTGGCGTGAGGTCGGCAAGGCGCCTGCGGGGATCAAGCTGCCCAACGGCGAGATCCGAATCTGGCGCAGTGAGCTTGTGAGCTGGCTGGACACCCTCCGGGAGGCGGCATGA
- a CDS encoding replication initiator: MSPTPASASSLDGANGAPVKTLPPLARHVLERVAVEHGVCVRPVPMRRVDLHTGESQVVYVPCGHTLASVCPSCAERKRKLRAVQCAQGWHLDQEPVITRADPNEEQRGLLELRAFAQAKRDEADQAGTAHGEPVDFWDGLLRELDVEIERSGVRGSLKTGDRPKRRVRSTRRRQDVADLPRRPVDARTVGKVFRGRDGKTFRPSIFLTLTLDSYGKVNADGTPVDPTTYDYTRAARDALHFSKLIDRFVQNLRRFVGFDVQYFATVEPQRRLAPHLHMAIRGTISRAELRQVVAATYHQVWWPRTDRVVYEGEHLPVWDDAAGENGGYVDPRTGEVLPTWDDALDALDQDDDAKPLHVVRFGRQIDAQGVLADTPDARRCIGYLTKYLVKNVAECHAPETQAQREHVDRLAEALRYEPCSPTCANWLRYGVQPKNPRRGLTPGFCKGKAHRREHLGYGGRRVLVSRKWSGKTLADHKADRKAWVLARLAEAGIPVADPADPSAVCVWERAGPGDPDVKPPEHRLLLLINERIQRRRQLDQATNNTPELSATAEAA; encoded by the coding sequence ATGAGCCCAACCCCTGCCAGTGCCTCCAGCCTCGACGGGGCGAACGGTGCGCCGGTCAAGACGCTGCCTCCGCTCGCGCGGCACGTGCTGGAACGGGTCGCCGTCGAACATGGGGTATGCGTGCGGCCGGTGCCCATGCGGCGCGTCGACCTGCACACGGGCGAGTCACAGGTCGTGTATGTGCCGTGCGGGCACACCCTGGCCTCGGTCTGCCCGTCGTGCGCTGAACGCAAGCGCAAGCTACGCGCCGTCCAGTGCGCCCAGGGCTGGCACCTGGACCAGGAACCGGTCATCACCCGGGCCGACCCGAACGAGGAGCAACGCGGCCTGCTGGAACTGCGCGCGTTCGCTCAGGCCAAGCGCGATGAAGCCGACCAGGCCGGGACGGCGCACGGTGAACCGGTGGATTTCTGGGACGGGCTCCTGCGGGAACTGGACGTCGAGATCGAACGCTCCGGCGTCCGGGGTTCGCTCAAGACCGGTGACCGGCCCAAGCGGCGGGTGCGCTCCACTCGGCGGCGTCAGGACGTGGCCGACCTGCCTCGTCGGCCTGTCGACGCGCGCACCGTGGGCAAGGTGTTCCGAGGTCGGGACGGTAAGACCTTCCGGCCGTCCATCTTCCTGACGCTCACCCTGGACTCCTACGGCAAGGTCAACGCCGACGGGACCCCGGTCGACCCGACCACCTACGACTACACGCGGGCGGCGCGCGATGCGCTGCACTTTTCCAAGCTCATCGACCGGTTCGTGCAGAACCTGCGCCGGTTCGTCGGCTTCGATGTGCAGTACTTCGCCACCGTCGAACCGCAACGGCGCCTGGCGCCTCACCTGCACATGGCGATCCGGGGGACGATCTCCCGTGCGGAACTGCGGCAGGTCGTGGCCGCGACCTATCACCAGGTGTGGTGGCCGCGCACTGATCGCGTCGTCTACGAGGGGGAGCATCTGCCGGTCTGGGACGACGCGGCGGGCGAGAACGGCGGCTACGTCGACCCTCGCACGGGCGAAGTGCTGCCCACCTGGGACGACGCGCTTGACGCCCTCGACCAGGACGACGACGCGAAACCCCTGCATGTCGTCCGGTTCGGGCGGCAGATCGACGCGCAAGGCGTGCTGGCCGACACCCCCGACGCGCGGCGATGCATCGGCTACCTGACCAAGTACCTGGTCAAGAACGTGGCCGAATGCCACGCCCCCGAGACCCAAGCGCAGCGTGAGCACGTCGACCGGTTGGCCGAAGCGCTGCGCTACGAACCCTGCTCGCCCACCTGCGCGAACTGGCTGCGCTACGGCGTCCAGCCCAAGAATCCGCGGCGCGGCCTGACCCCTGGGTTCTGCAAGGGCAAGGCGCACCGACGCGAACACCTTGGCTACGGCGGCCGCCGCGTGCTGGTCTCGCGCAAGTGGTCCGGCAAGACCCTGGCCGACCACAAAGCCGACCGCAAAGCCTGGGTGCTGGCGCGCCTGGCGGAAGCCGGGATACCCGTCGCCGATCCGGCCGACCCGTCCGCCGTCTGCGTGTGGGAACGCGCCGGGCCCGGTGACCCGGACGTCAAGCCACCCGAACACCGGCTACTGCTGCTGATCAACGAACGCATCCAACGGCGTCGGCAACTCGACCAGGCCACCAACAACACCCCCGAACTTTCGGCAACTGCGGAGGCAGCGTGA
- a CDS encoding FtsK/SpoIIIE domain-containing protein yields the protein MAWEFRKLGPGENVAVEAADDPFAPPKWAPPVWHMPEGLVLLVNALRGLLALVVFCVRNIVPLSAAGGLAWLGYSYGWPVPVGLVILAGAGLGAWYVADRASFLRWVGWPVRSRWRLVRVYRRDWQPVMVTAGLSRTHKRREYLPAIVKVRCGPTTDRVLVRMLKGQAPDAWEAVAANLAHGFGASLCRVRSGDRPGRVWLEFVRKDALATPVPALPLVDAAEVDLSGVPVGRCEDGSPWRLRLLGTHVLIAGATGAGKGSVLWSVVRAVLPLMLAGLVEVWAIDPKRMELSFGRALFERYGRYSSDPDGGMVALLEDAAADMNARADEFAGVTRSFAPSHEHPFRIIIVDELAFLTAYCPSKDLRRRAESALAILTSQGRSVGYCVIGAQQDARKEVNNLRNLFPTRIALRLDEDEQVDMVLGDGSRDRGAFADQISPVPEIGAGVGFVRLETSPDPVRVRAAYVSDDDIRHMVALGVGESGEAA from the coding sequence ATGGCATGGGAGTTCCGCAAGCTCGGACCCGGTGAGAACGTCGCGGTGGAGGCGGCCGACGACCCGTTCGCGCCGCCCAAGTGGGCGCCTCCGGTGTGGCACATGCCCGAGGGCCTGGTCCTGCTCGTCAACGCGCTGCGGGGCCTGCTGGCCCTGGTGGTCTTCTGCGTCCGCAACATCGTCCCCCTGTCGGCAGCCGGGGGCCTGGCCTGGCTCGGCTACTCCTACGGCTGGCCGGTCCCGGTGGGCCTGGTAATCCTGGCCGGGGCGGGCCTGGGCGCCTGGTACGTGGCCGATCGGGCGTCGTTCCTGCGGTGGGTGGGCTGGCCGGTGCGGTCCCGGTGGCGGCTGGTGCGCGTCTACCGGCGCGACTGGCAGCCGGTCATGGTGACGGCGGGCCTGTCGCGCACCCACAAGCGGCGCGAGTACCTACCCGCGATCGTCAAGGTCCGCTGCGGGCCGACCACCGACCGCGTCCTGGTGCGGATGCTCAAGGGGCAGGCTCCGGACGCCTGGGAGGCGGTGGCGGCCAACCTGGCGCACGGGTTCGGCGCGAGTCTGTGCCGGGTGCGGAGCGGTGACCGTCCGGGCCGCGTCTGGCTGGAGTTCGTCCGCAAAGACGCGCTTGCCACCCCCGTTCCTGCGCTGCCGCTGGTGGACGCGGCCGAGGTCGACCTGTCCGGGGTGCCGGTCGGGCGGTGTGAGGACGGGAGCCCGTGGCGGCTTCGGCTGCTCGGCACACACGTTCTGATCGCCGGGGCGACCGGGGCCGGCAAGGGGTCGGTGCTGTGGTCGGTGGTGCGGGCGGTGCTGCCGCTGATGCTGGCCGGGCTGGTCGAAGTGTGGGCGATCGACCCCAAGCGCATGGAACTGAGCTTCGGGCGGGCGCTGTTCGAACGCTACGGCCGGTACTCCTCCGACCCGGACGGCGGCATGGTCGCGCTGCTGGAGGACGCGGCGGCCGACATGAACGCCCGCGCCGATGAGTTCGCCGGGGTCACGCGGTCGTTCGCTCCCTCGCATGAGCACCCGTTCCGCATCATCATCGTGGACGAACTGGCGTTCCTGACGGCCTACTGCCCGTCCAAGGACTTGCGGCGGCGGGCCGAGTCGGCGCTTGCCATCCTCACCTCACAAGGCCGGTCGGTCGGGTACTGCGTGATCGGGGCGCAGCAGGACGCCCGCAAAGAGGTCAACAACCTGCGCAACCTGTTCCCCACCCGGATCGCGCTGCGCCTGGACGAAGACGAACAGGTTGACATGGTGCTCGGCGACGGGTCCCGAGACCGCGGCGCGTTCGCCGACCAGATCTCGCCGGTCCCCGAGATCGGCGCGGGTGTCGGGTTCGTCCGCTTGGAGACCTCCCCTGACCCGGTGCGGGTGCGCGCGGCCTACGTCTCCGATGACGACATCCGGCACATGGTGGCCCTGGGCGTCGGCGAGTCCGGGGAGGCTGCATGA
- a CDS encoding plasmid replication, integration and excision activator: MAIQGPFRVSFGDVFPHGAFVKGGVEPVRDFDRSSRDNFVQARDKETGELVWQVEVIDADPAAKGSAKVKLIAPVQPVLPEAPAGFPFVPVEFDGLTVTPYVNSQNNRLAYSLKAAGIRAAGTGAGKGRPAAAGKDAA, encoded by the coding sequence ATGGCGATTCAGGGTCCGTTCCGGGTCTCGTTCGGGGACGTGTTCCCGCACGGGGCGTTCGTCAAGGGCGGTGTGGAGCCGGTCCGCGACTTCGACCGTTCCTCGCGCGACAACTTCGTGCAGGCGCGCGACAAGGAGACCGGGGAACTGGTGTGGCAGGTGGAGGTGATCGACGCCGACCCGGCCGCCAAGGGGTCGGCGAAGGTCAAGCTGATCGCGCCGGTTCAGCCGGTGCTGCCGGAGGCTCCGGCGGGGTTCCCGTTCGTGCCGGTGGAGTTCGACGGGCTGACCGTCACTCCGTACGTCAACAGCCAGAACAACCGGCTGGCGTACTCGCTCAAGGCGGCGGGCATCCGCGCGGCCGGTACCGGCGCGGGCAAGGGCCGTCCGGCTGCGGCGGGCAAGGACGCTGCCTGA